Genomic segment of Pseudothermotoga hypogea DSM 11164 = NBRC 106472:
GATTGGGGATGGTCCTGGAGAACTGAGGTTGGTCAGGCTCAAAGAGTTGATGAACTACGATCCCACGTGGAGGCCCACGGAAAACAACCACAACTTTCTGGGATTCTACAGGTTCAAATTCCTGAACTGAGAGTCTGAAGAACCACGTTTCGGCATTTCTTTTGAATGTGGACGACACTGTGTGCTGCGGACTGCCATTGTTCGTCGGGTCAACAACCCGGACGAGCATAACCGTGGTAGAATATAAACAGTATAATGGGTTAACTTTAGGCTTGTTCACGGTAACTGACGAGCCTTTTTGAGATGCCGACAGTTCATCAGATTTAGCATGATTTAGAATATTCTTTTTTGTGGTTCATAGACCGAGTTCGAATGGAGGTGGGTTGGATGAACAAGAAGATGATTCGGCGTTCGTTCACCTTGCTTGTCCTCGCTTTCATCATCGCAGGTTGTAGTCAGTTGGCGAATCACCAGGACGAGACGACGAAATCTCTCTTCACCAATGACCTCAGTGAATTCGAGTTCGTGAACGGAGAAGCGAAAGTGCTCATCAAGTTCCGCTCGCTTCCAGGTCCAGCTGAGGAAGCTCTGGTTCGCGCGCTGGGAGGGAAGGTGCGATTCACTTACTGGATCGTTCCGGCGATCGCAGCGACTGTGCCAGAGCCGGCGATCAGCGCGTTGCGATCTAACCCACGCATAAGCGTGGTTGAACCAGACGTTACGATCCACGTTCTCGATTACACATCCGAGCTGGACAACACGTGGGGTGTGAAACGCATCGGTGCGGGAAACGTACACAGCGCTGGAAACGAAGGAGATGGTATCAAGGTCGCGGTACTCGACACCGGCATCGACTACAACCATCCAGAGCTTTTTGGTGTGTACGCTGGTGGCTATGACTTCGTCAACAACGATGACGATCCGATGGACGATGAAGGACACGGCACCCACGTTGCTGGAACGATCGCCGCCGCGCGCGATGGATACGGAGTGGTGGGTGTAGCACCAAAGGTGAAACTGTACGCACTCAAGGTACTTGATGCCAAAGGTAGTGGTAGCTTTTCCAACGTCATCGCCGCCCTGCAGTGGTGTGTAGAAAACGGTGTTCAGATCACAAACAACAGTTACGGCAGCTCCCAAGATCCCGGGACAATCGTGAAAGAAGCATTCGATGCTGCTTACAACGCAGGTATACTCCATGTAGCGTCAGCAGGAAACAGTGGGAATCCTGCCGGGCGTGGGGATAACGTGGGCTATCCAGCACGTTACACGTCGGTGATCGCAGTGGCGGCAACCACCAAGACGGACAGCCGAGCGAGTTATTCTTCCACCGGGCCGGATGTGGAGTTGGCTGCACCCGGTTCGGCGATCAAATCCACACTTCTGGGTGGTGGCTACGGAGAAATGAGTGGAACGTCCATGGCATCCCCGCACGTTGCTGGGGCAGCTGCACTCGTGTGGTACGCCAATCCGACGTGGTCCAACGAACAAGTTCGCCAGCGCTTGATCGAAACCGCTGAAGACTTGGGACCATCAGGTCGCGATCCGTACTACGGATATGGCTTGGTGCGTGCCGATCTCGCGGTGGGCAGTGCACCTTCCCCAGAACCTGAACCTCGCACAATGCACGTAGGTGATATCACGATGTCGCTGGCTTACCAAGGATCTTGGGTGAGGGCGCGTGCCACTGTCACTATCGTTTCAAGCGATAATCAGCCTGTGGAAGGTGCCACCGTGTACGGAAAATGGGGCGGCGCTACCACCGGTGACGTCTCCGGTACAACGGACAGCAA
This window contains:
- a CDS encoding S8 family serine peptidase, which codes for MNKKMIRRSFTLLVLAFIIAGCSQLANHQDETTKSLFTNDLSEFEFVNGEAKVLIKFRSLPGPAEEALVRALGGKVRFTYWIVPAIAATVPEPAISALRSNPRISVVEPDVTIHVLDYTSELDNTWGVKRIGAGNVHSAGNEGDGIKVAVLDTGIDYNHPELFGVYAGGYDFVNNDDDPMDDEGHGTHVAGTIAAARDGYGVVGVAPKVKLYALKVLDAKGSGSFSNVIAALQWCVENGVQITNNSYGSSQDPGTIVKEAFDAAYNAGILHVASAGNSGNPAGRGDNVGYPARYTSVIAVAATTKTDSRASYSSTGPDVELAAPGSAIKSTLLGGGYGEMSGTSMASPHVAGAAALVWYANPTWSNEQVRQRLIETAEDLGPSGRDPYYGYGLVRADLAVGSAPSPEPEPRTMHVGDITMSLAYQGSWVRARATVTIVSSDNQPVEGATVYGKWGGATTGDVSGTTDSNGKVTFTSARVRSPSSGTTFTFCVTNVVKDGWVYDSDANVESCDSISVP